In the genome of Crassaminicella thermophila, the window AGAAAGAAAGTAAAAAATACAAAATTACAGATGCTTTTAAGAGGGCAAAATATATTAGGATATAAGCATTATGCTGATGATGTAGTGATTGAATTTGTTAAAAAAGCAGTTTATAATGGAATAGATATTATCAGAATATTTGATGCATTAAATGATGTGAGAAATCTAAAAGTTGCACTAGAAACAGCCAAAAAAGAAGGGGCTCATGCACAAGCAGCAATTTCTTATACGACAAGTCCTGTGCATACAACAGAAGTTTACGTGAAATTGGCGAAAGAAATGGAAAATATGGGTGCAGATTCTATTTGTATAAAGGATATGTCAGGATTATTAACTCCATATTATGCTTATGAGCTTATATCTGCTTTGAAAAAAGAAGTAAAGATTCCTTTAGAAATGCATTCTCATACAACGAGTGGATTGGCAAGTATGATGTATTTAAAGGCTATTGAAGCAGGTGTAGATATTATTGACACAGCTATATCGCCTTTCTCATTAGGAACAAGCCAGCCACCTACTGAATCAATGGTTGCAACGTTACAAGGGTCAGATTATGATACGGGACTTAAAATTGAATTGTTAAATGAAATTGCTGAACATTTTGCTCCTATAAGAGAAAAGAGTATTCAAAATGGACTATTAAATCCAAAAGTTTTAGGGGTAAACATTAATACATTGATTTATCAAGTACCAGGAGGCATGCTTTCAAATCTAGTTTCTCAGCTTAAGATGCAAAATGCCCTTGATAAATTTGATGAAGTATTAAAAGAAGTACCAAGAGTAAGAGAAGATTTAGGATATCCACCATTAGTTACCCCTACAAGTCAAATTGTTGGGACTCAAGCAGTATTAAATGTCATTACTGGAGAAAGATACAAATGGATTCCAAAAGAAGTGAAGGCTTATGTAAAGGGCATGTATGGAAAACCTACTGTACCAATAAAGGAAGAAATCATTAAAAAGATCATTGGAGATGAAGAGGTTATTACTTGTAGACCAGCAGATTTAATTGAGCCTCAATTAGAAAGTATAAGAAATGAAATGAAAGAATATTTAGAACAAGAAGAGGATGTATTATCATATGCCCTATTCCCACAAGTGGCTATAGATTTTTTCAAGTATAGACA includes:
- a CDS encoding oxaloacetate decarboxylase subunit alpha gives rise to the protein MHKVKITETILRDAHQSLIATRMKTEEMLPILEKLDQVGYHALEMWGGATFDASLRFLNEDPWERLRTIRKKVKNTKLQMLLRGQNILGYKHYADDVVIEFVKKAVYNGIDIIRIFDALNDVRNLKVALETAKKEGAHAQAAISYTTSPVHTTEVYVKLAKEMENMGADSICIKDMSGLLTPYYAYELISALKKEVKIPLEMHSHTTSGLASMMYLKAIEAGVDIIDTAISPFSLGTSQPPTESMVATLQGSDYDTGLKIELLNEIAEHFAPIREKSIQNGLLNPKVLGVNINTLIYQVPGGMLSNLVSQLKMQNALDKFDEVLKEVPRVREDLGYPPLVTPTSQIVGTQAVLNVITGERYKWIPKEVKAYVKGMYGKPTVPIKEEIIKKIIGDEEVITCRPADLIEPQLESIRNEMKEYLEQEEDVLSYALFPQVAIDFFKYRQAQKYKIDSAYVDKEQKTYPV